One window from the genome of Osmerus eperlanus chromosome 3, fOsmEpe2.1, whole genome shotgun sequence encodes:
- the dnajc3a gene encoding dnaJ homolog subfamily C member 3a — protein MVSINPIARKIFNYIPFVLVLIDLRYEGVRSDKDGSVENHLEMGKKLLAAGQLADALSHFHAAVDGDPQNYMAYYRRATVYLAMGKSKSALPDLSKVIELKPDFTSARLQRGNLLLKQGRLDEAESDFKKVLKSNPSSKDQMEAERQLTKSDEIQRLVVQAQNDFDRRDFITAAAQLDTVIETCVWDVSSRELRTECFIQLGEMGKAISDLKATSKLRNDNTQAFYKLSTIYYSMGDHEMSLTEVRECLKLDPDHKLCYSHYKQVKKLNKQIQSAEELIDQQRYGDAVSKYEAVMKTEPNVQQYSLHAKERICHCLAQDQQAERAIKVCSEVLKSDPQNVNALKGRAEAYIQDEQYEEAVRDFEAAKEHSENDRQIKEGLEKAQRLLKQSQKRDYYKILGVKRSAQKKEIIKAYRKLAQQWHPDNFHGEEEKKKAEKKFIDIAQAKEVLTDPEMRSKFDQGEDPMDPQSQQGGGHHHQNFHGGFNSYQGGFNPFGSGPFNFKFNYN, from the exons ATGGTTTCCATAAACCCAATCGCTCGCAAAATCTTTAATTACATTCcatttgttcttgttttgatAGACCTGCGATATGAAG GTGTAAGAAGCGACAAGGATGGCAGCGTCGAGAACCACCTTGAGATGGGAAAGAAACTGCTAGCTGCTGGACAGTTGGCTGACGCATTATCACACTTCCATGCAGCTGTTG ATGGAGATCCCCAAAACTACATGGCCTACTACAGGAGAGCTACAGTTTACCTGGCCATGGGCAAGTCTAAGTCTGCCCTGCCAGATCTCAGCAAAGTCATAGAACTCAAACCAGACTTCACATCT GCAAGGCTTCAGAGAGGCAACCTGTTGCTGAAGCAGGGAAGGTTGGATGAAGCTGAGAGCGACTTTAAGAAAGTG CTGAAGTCCAACCCCAGTAGCAAAGACCAGATGGAGGCCGAGAGGCAGCTGACCAAATCCGACGAGATCCAGCGTCTGGTGGTTCAGGCTCAGAATGACTTTGACCGTCGGGATTTCATCACCGCCGCCGCACAGCTGGACACCGTCATAGAG ACATGCGTGTGGGACGTGAGCTCTCGGGAGCTGCGTACGGAGTGCTTCATCCAGCTGGGGGAGATGGGCAAGGCCATCAGCGACCTGAAGGCCACGTCCAAACTGAGGAACGACAACACGCAGGCCTTCTACAAACTGAGCACCATCTACTACAGCATGGGAGACCACGAGATGTCCCTCAC CGAGGTACGAGAGTGTCTGAAGCTAGACCCGGATCACAAGCTGTGCTACAGTCACTACAAGCAGGTGAAGAAGCTCAATAAACAGATCCAGTCTGCGGAGGAGCTCATCGACCAGCAGAG ATACGGCGATGCCGTGAGCAAGTACGAGGCGGTGATGAAAACCGAGCCTAACGTGCAGCAGTACTCCCTGCACGCCAAGGAGCGCATCTGCCACTGCCTGGCCCAG GATCAGCAGGCGGAGAGAGCCATCAAGGTGTGCAGCGAGGTCCTCAAGTCGGACCCCCAGAACGTCAACGCGTTAAAGGGCAGAGCTGAAGCCTACATCCAAGACGAGCAGTATGAAGAAG CTGTCAGGGACTTTGAGGCTGCCAAGGAGCACAGCGAGAACGACCGTCAGATCAAGGAGGGTCTGGAGAAAGCCCAGCGACTGCTCAAACAGTCCCAGAAGAGAGACTACTACAAGATCCTGGGTGTCAAGAG ATCTGCCCAGAAGAAGGAAATCATCAAAGCCTACAGGAAGCTAGCACAGCAGTGGCACCCAGACAACTTCCACGGCGAGGAGGAAAAGAAGAAGGCAGAGAAGAAGTTCATAGACATCGCTCAGGCCAAGGAGGTTCTCACTGACCCAG AGATGAGGAGCAAGTTTGACCAGGGAGAAGACCCCATGGATCCACAGAGCCAGCAGGGAGGTGGTCATCACCACCAGAACTTCCATGGAGGCTTCAACAGCTACCAGGGCGGCTTCAACCCCTTTGGCTCTGGACCGTTCAACTTCAAATTCAACTACAACTGA
- the LOC134017244 gene encoding claudin-10-like: MNYRTVVMYIEIGCFVVCVSGWILVCSTMPTEIWTWSEVSSIVLTTSNYFSNLWKDCVSDSTGMSDCKGIPSLFALSWDIHMCRALIITSIILAFFGSILVLVGMKCTKLGGSEIINARVTFAGGMNYLVSGLCSMVAFSFFGNKLRAEFHDMHFKEQKFEIGVGVYIGWGGSTFLVVGGLLYSIIAGKEGCNSSSDGKQQPPYRISEANIVLTPEAPVKQTYVVSSQRTEGGQSRKSRASSDSQASNVSEISRKTKPFATNAYV; this comes from the exons ATGAATTACAGGACTGTAGTGATGTACATAGAGATAGGctgttttgtggtgtgtgtgagtggatggaTCCTGGTCTGCTCCACCATGCCAACTGAGATTTGGACCTGGTCTGAAGTAAGCAGCATCGTCCTGACTACATCGAACTACTTCTCCAATCTTTGGAAGGACTGTGTTTCTGACTCAACCGGAATGTCTGACTGCAAGGGCATCCCTTCCCTGTTTGCACTGAGCT GGGACATTCACATGTGTAGGGCTCTGATCATTACTTCTATAATCCTGGCATTCTTTGGGTCTATTCTGGTCTTGGTGGGGATGAAGTGCACCAAGCTGGGAGGATCGGAGATTATAAATGCAAGGGTAACATTTGCTGGAGGGATGAACTACCTGGTCTCAG GGTTGTGTTCTATGGTggcgttttctttttttggaaaCAAATTAAGAGCAGAATTTCATGATATGCATTTTAAGGAACAAAA GTTTGAAATAGGAGTTGGTGTGTATATTGGCTGGGGAGGCTCCACATTCCTAGTTGTCGGAGGCCTTCTTTATAGTATCATTGCAGGGAAGGAAGGATGCAACTCAAG TTCAGACGGAAAGCAGCAGCCCCCCTACAGGATTTCTGAGGCCAACATCGTGTTAACCCCAGAGGCTCCAGTTAAACAGACCTACGTAGTGTCATCACAACGCACGGAGGGTGGACAGAGTCGGAAGTCAAGGGCCAGCAGTGACAGCCAAGCTAGCAATGTCTCTGAGATCAGCAGAAAAACCAAACCTTTTGCCACGAATGCCTATGTGTGA
- the cldn10l2 gene encoding claudin 10-like 2 translates to MWKRKIQLSGFLISSLGWVFVLCTMAMDYWRVSQVGGTGGSFIIKVAWFWSNLWKDCFTDSSGISNCRDFPVLWSVTAYVQGVRGLLMCGLGLGFFGILFCFLGMECTYLGGEDQMKDKLLLAGSVFHFVGGLADIAGYCLYINRIAKTNFSGNQPRGTLIYDLGEPVFLGLVASFFILLGAILYAVTVYRILFPKSPENGNGTQTYMAARSRGQTLYNGTYRPSRLYSRQYGSYKGSGRSSSYQLSTISKTSIEKMSERDAFV, encoded by the exons ATGTGGAAGCGTAAGATCCAGTTGTCTGGCTTCCTGATCTCTTCCCTGGGATGGGTGTTTGTGCTCTGCACCATGGCCATGGACTACTGGAGGGTGTCCCAGGTAGGTGGCACTGGAGGCTCGTTCATCATCAAGGTGGCCTGGTTCTGGTCCAACCTGTGGAAAGATTGTTTTACTGACTCCTCAGGTATCAGCAACTGCAGAGACTTCCCTGTGCTCTGGTCTGTCACTG CATATGTCCAAGGTGTTAGAGGCTTGTTGATGTGCGGACTCGGTCTTGGGTTCTTTGGAATACTATTTTGCTTTCTGGGGATGGAGTGCACGTACCTTGGAGGAGAGGACCAAATGAAAGATAAATTATTGCTGGCAGGATCAGTATTTCACTTTGTTGGTG GTCTGGCAGACATCGCTGGATACTGCTTATACATAAACAGAATCGCCAAGACAAACTTTTCTGGCAATCAACCTAGAGGAACCTTGAT CTATGATCTCGGCGAACCTGTCTTTTTGGGACTGGTGGCTAGTTTCTTTATCCTTTTGGGCGCCATTCTTTATGCTGTTACTGTTTACAGAATACTCTTCCCTAAAAG CCCAGAAAATGGAAAtggcacacaaacatacatggcCGCTCGCTCTAGGGGCCAAACCCTCTACAATGGCACCTACAGACCAAGCAGACTGTACTCTAGACAGTACGGCTCCTACAAGGGCTCAGGACGTTCCAGCAGCTACCAGCTCTCCACCATCTCAAAGACAAGCATTGAAAAAATGTCTGAGAGAGATGCTTTTGTGTAG